In the genome of Nonomuraea sp. NBC_00507, the window ACCGCCACGCCGGCGCCCACGGTGCCGGTCAGGTAGCGTCCCTGGAACAGCTCGCGCACCGCCTCGAGCACGTATCGGAACGGGCTGATGTGGGAGATGGCGTCGAGCCAGCCCGGCGCCATCGACATCGGCAGGAACGAGCCGGACAGCAGGATCAGCGGGATCACCGCCGTGGACATCACCGGCGCGAAGAGCTGCTCGTTCATGGTCAGCGCGATGGCGTACGACAGCGCCGCCAGGCTGACACCGAGCACGACCACCAGCACGAAGCCCGCCAGCAGCCCCATCGCCGGAGCGCGCAGGCCCAAGGCGAAGGCCACGGCCAGGAGCAGCAGCGTCTGGATGATCAGCGTGACCGCGTTGTTGAGCACCCGCCCCAGCAGCAACGCCAAGCGGCTGGCCGGGGTGACGCGCATGCGTTCCAGGACGCCGGAGCGCTTCTCGAAGACCACGCCGATGCCGGCCAAGGCCATGCTCATCAGCCCCAGCTGGATCATGAGGCCGGGCACCAGCGTCTCCCACGTGCCGAACGTGGTGAAGATCGGCCCAAACAGCACCAGGAACAGCAGAGGCTGGATCAGTCCGAAGACGATGCCGACCCGCTGCTGGAGCGTGACCCGCACGCCGTGGCGGAACAACACCCAGGTGTCGCGCAGCATCAGGCGCCCACCTCCTCGCGCAGCGACCGGCCGGTGATGTCGAGGAACACGTCGTCGAGCGTGCGGCCGCCGGCCTTCAGCTCGGCCGGCGTGCCCTCGGCCACGATGCGACCGTGGTCGATGATCAGCAGCCGGTCGCAGAGGGCGTCGGCCTCGTCGAGGTAGTGGGTGGTGAGGAAGACCGTCATGCCCTTCTCCGCCCGCAGCGAGCGGATGTGGTCCCACAGGTTGGCCCGGCTCTGTGGGTCGAGCCCGGTCGTCGGCTCGTCAAGAAAGAGCAGGACGGGCTCGTGCAGCAGCGCGAACGCGATGTCGAAGCGGCGCCGCTGGCCGCCCGACAACGTGGCGGCGGGCCTGGACTCCAGGCCGGTGAGCTCCAGCCGGGCCAGGACCTCCCGCGACCTGGCGGTGGCCTCCTCCCGGCTCAGCCCGTAGAGCATGCCTTGGAGTTCGAGCTCGCCCTTCAGCGGCGTCATGGGCAGGAACCCGCTGCCCTGGGCGACGTACCCGATGCGCTTGCGCACCTCCCGAGCGTCGGCGAGCAGGTCGTGGCCGGCCACCGTGGCGCTGCCGGACGTGGGCTTGAGCAGGGTGGTCAGCATGCGCATGGTCGTGGTCTTGCCCGCGCCGTTGGGGCCGAGGAAGCCGACGATCTCGCCGGGCTCCACCGTGATGTCCACGCCTTTGACGGCCTCCACGCCGCCATCGAAGATCTTCGTCAGACCTGAAGTCACAATCATTTCATCGCCTCCAAAATTTAGGTAAGCACAATTTTGGAGTCACTGCAAATTAGGTAGCATGGGGGCATGCAAGAGGGGCTGCGGGAGCGGAAGAAGCGCGAAACCAGGGAGCGCATCGCGGACATCGCGATGGGGCTGTTCATGGCGAGGGGGTTCGACAGCGTGACCGTGGCCGAGGTGGCGCGGGCCGCCGACGTGTCGGTCAACACGGTCTTCAACTACTTCAGCACCAAGGAGGACCTGTTCGCCGACCGGCAGCGGATGGCCGTCGACCTGCCGCAGCAGGTGCTGCGGGAGCGCGAGCCGGGGGAAAGTGTGGTGCGGGCGTTCCGGCGCGACTATCTCGACGCGATCGACACCCGCCACTGGCGCCACGGGCTCAACCTGGGCGGCGACGTGTTCGCCAGGATCGTGGGCGCCAGCCCGGCCCTCATCGCCCGGATGCGCCAGATCCACGAGGAGCGTGAGGAGGGCCTGGCACGGCTGCTGGCCGACCAGATCGACGCCGCGCCGGACGACCTCACGCCGCGACTGGTGGCGGCGCACCTGCTCAACACGACGCGGATCCTGAGCGGGTCCGCGGTCGACAGGATGCGCGCCGGCGAGGAATGGGAGAGTATCGAGCCCGATCTCAGGGCGCAGGCGGAGAAGGCCTTCGACCTGCTGGAGTCAGGACTCGGTGACTACGGACGAGAGCCGCTAGTAGCTGCTGCTGGTGGCGAAGCCGCCGCTGATCAGCGCGATGCCGAAAGCGAAGATCAGAAACGCGAACGTGATGATCATTAGGACGCTGCTGATGATGCCGCAGATGCGCCCCGCCTGGATGTGGCCGCGGTTTTCGTAGGGATAGCCGCTCTGGTCGATCTCGCGCAGCGCCTTGGTGCCCATCGACCACGCGAACGGCCCGAGGAAGCTGCACACCACCAGGCTCAGAATGCCGAGCACCAGGATGGTGGTGCCGTTGGGATGCGTGTGCGGCTGCGGGCCGTAGTAGGAGGGCCCATAGTTCGGATACGACATGATCGCTCGGT includes:
- a CDS encoding ABC transporter ATP-binding protein, which produces MIVTSGLTKIFDGGVEAVKGVDITVEPGEIVGFLGPNGAGKTTTMRMLTTLLKPTSGSATVAGHDLLADAREVRKRIGYVAQGSGFLPMTPLKGELELQGMLYGLSREEATARSREVLARLELTGLESRPAATLSGGQRRRFDIAFALLHEPVLLFLDEPTTGLDPQSRANLWDHIRSLRAEKGMTVFLTTHYLDEADALCDRLLIIDHGRIVAEGTPAELKAGGRTLDDVFLDITGRSLREEVGA
- a CDS encoding DUF4190 domain-containing protein, encoding MSYPNYGPSYYGPQPHTHPNGTTILVLGILSLVVCSFLGPFAWSMGTKALREIDQSGYPYENRGHIQAGRICGIISSVLMIITFAFLIFAFGIALISGGFATSSSY
- a CDS encoding ABC transporter permease, producing the protein MLRDTWVLFRHGVRVTLQQRVGIVFGLIQPLLFLVLFGPIFTTFGTWETLVPGLMIQLGLMSMALAGIGVVFEKRSGVLERMRVTPASRLALLLGRVLNNAVTLIIQTLLLLAVAFALGLRAPAMGLLAGFVLVVVLGVSLAALSYAIALTMNEQLFAPVMSTAVIPLILLSGSFLPMSMAPGWLDAISHISPFRYVLEAVRELFQGRYLTGTVGAGVAVTAVFAVLSLTIGTRVFNRENA
- a CDS encoding TetR/AcrR family transcriptional regulator, with translation MQEGLRERKKRETRERIADIAMGLFMARGFDSVTVAEVARAADVSVNTVFNYFSTKEDLFADRQRMAVDLPQQVLREREPGESVVRAFRRDYLDAIDTRHWRHGLNLGGDVFARIVGASPALIARMRQIHEEREEGLARLLADQIDAAPDDLTPRLVAAHLLNTTRILSGSAVDRMRAGEEWESIEPDLRAQAEKAFDLLESGLGDYGREPLVAAAGGEAAADQRDAESEDQKRERDDH